The following coding sequences lie in one bacterium genomic window:
- a CDS encoding O-antigen ligase family protein, which produces MINYLEKAIKVILASSLVIISLYFDKNIVGIYDISKASGLWVFAFIILSLWISLIVLKGKCEFFKNPLNLPILLWLLVNITSTITSDAPIISLFGFYKRYDGLLTQISYIIIALSFIHLCDISYLKKIITLIAIVGIISGIYAVFQYYGMDFFFPERTGGGRVISFMGNPIFAATYLIMSFFITLSLYFYYKGITSWFFLIASSIIYISSFMAQSRGPFLGFIFSYLVFVIIFLFLRKMDKKFLISLIIIAIITIFSNFSLNSIIGRFFGEVSKAANAQIEIKGSAGVRLAIWRDVLRNVLKKPLFGTGPDTMPISYPKYRTLDTVKKVGVYATAESTHNEFLDILATRGILGLLAYLWILLVFVILSIKALLTFQDKWLIAGIGLSWLSYIASNQFAFGVHPTSLLFWVLTGSIAIFYKPKQQKKPISLKIPQSKIFFVFLISIITMIFLFFLSKPYRADMLYRVVYDIRDKKPLEDVIKAAEDVLRVYPYDVQYLQELNSLYLSAAQQGKDTKIWISKTMDIAKKLIFVNPNSDIGYTVLAISYYLEGGSMDKVIENYKKAIELNPYSVDSHCNLAQTYQREGMFKEAKIEYKKALEADPECERAISGLKSLGEKPF; this is translated from the coding sequence GTATTTTGACAAAAATATTGTTGGCATATACGATATAAGCAAGGCATCAGGGCTTTGGGTTTTTGCCTTTATTATTCTTTCCTTATGGATTTCTCTTATTGTTTTAAAAGGAAAATGTGAATTTTTTAAAAACCCCCTTAACCTTCCAATCCTCCTTTGGCTTCTTGTTAATATTACCTCAACCATTACATCAGATGCTCCAATAATTAGTCTATTTGGCTTTTACAAGCGATACGATGGCCTTCTTACACAGATAAGCTACATTATCATTGCCCTGTCCTTCATCCACCTTTGCGATATTTCCTATTTAAAGAAAATTATTACCCTGATTGCTATTGTTGGAATAATTTCGGGAATATACGCAGTATTCCAATACTATGGCATGGATTTTTTCTTTCCAGAAAGGACGGGAGGTGGAAGGGTTATCTCATTTATGGGAAACCCTATCTTTGCTGCTACCTATCTTATTATGTCATTCTTTATAACCCTCTCCCTTTATTTTTATTACAAAGGCATTACCTCTTGGTTTTTCCTTATAGCTTCATCTATAATTTACATATCATCATTTATGGCACAAAGCAGGGGCCCTTTCTTGGGTTTTATCTTTTCATACCTTGTATTTGTTATTATATTTCTATTTTTAAGAAAAATGGATAAAAAATTCTTAATAAGCCTCATAATTATTGCGATAATAACAATTTTTTCAAATTTCTCGCTAAATTCAATCATTGGAAGGTTCTTTGGAGAGGTTTCTAAGGCAGCTAATGCTCAAATTGAAATAAAAGGCTCTGCGGGAGTAAGGCTTGCTATTTGGAGGGATGTTTTAAGGAATGTTTTAAAAAAGCCATTATTTGGAACAGGTCCAGATACAATGCCAATTTCATATCCAAAGTATAGAACCCTTGATACTGTGAAAAAGGTAGGGGTATATGCTACAGCTGAAAGCACACACAATGAATTTTTGGATATTTTAGCAACAAGGGGTATTTTGGGGTTATTAGCATATCTTTGGATTCTTCTTGTTTTTGTTATTCTTAGCATTAAGGCATTGCTTACATTCCAGGATAAATGGCTAATAGCTGGAATTGGCCTATCATGGCTTTCTTATATTGCCTCAAATCAATTTGCCTTTGGTGTCCATCCAACATCATTATTGTTTTGGGTTTTAACCGGCTCAATTGCCATTTTTTACAAACCAAAACAACAAAAGAAGCCAATTTCCTTGAAGATTCCTCAAAGCAAGATCTTCTTTGTTTTTTTAATATCCATAATTACAATGATTTTTCTTTTCTTTCTTAGCAAGCCATATCGGGCAGATATGCTATATAGGGTTGTATACGATATAAGGGATAAAAAGCCTTTGGAGGATGTAATTAAGGCAGCTGAGGATGTTTTAAGGGTATACCCCTATGATGTCCAATACCTTCAGGAGCTAAATAGCCTTTATCTTTCTGCAGCCCAACAGGGAAAAGATACAAAAATCTGGATTTCAAAGACAATGGATATAGCAAAAAAGCTTATCTTTGTAAATCCAAATTCTGATATAGGATATACGGTTCTTGCCATATCCTATTACCTTGAGGGAGGCTCTATGGATAAGGTTATTGAAAATTACAAAAAGGCAATTGAGTTAAACCCATATTCAGTAGATAGCCATTGCAATCTGGCTCAAACATATCAGAGGGAGGGGATGTTCAAAGAGGCAAAGATAGAGTATAAAAAAGCCCTTGAGGCAGACCCTGAATGTGAAAGGGCTATTTCTGGATTAAAAAGTTTAGGAGAAAAGCCTTTTTAG
- the acsC gene encoding acetyl-CoA decarbonylase/synthase complex subunit gamma, with the protein MALSGIEIFKHLPKTNCKECGFPTCLAFAMQLASSKVEVSKCPYVKDETKAFLEESQAPPIRKVIIGDNFAIGEETVFFRHEKTFVHPPAICILIKDEEPKSIWEKKIASFNNLKFERIGFMLKANLLFLENSSNLKAKFLELVSYVMKESNGLLCLSSENMDALKAAIEMTKERKPLLYSANQSNIDEIASIAKEYNLPIVAKGEDLESLSSLTEKLISLGIKDIILDSSPKTIKEAFYHQIFIRRQALISKFRPLGFPTIVFPAKLTNDPMKEALYAATFIVKYGGLIVLSDLAGESLFPLLVLSLNIYTDPQRPMAIEEKIYEINGPNEKSPICITTNFSLTYFIVQGEIDASKVPTYLMIMDTGGLSTLTSWSAGKFNGELISAYVKKSKIEEKVSHRKIIIPGYVAGIKGEIEEELKTWEVIVGPREASDIPIFLQKFKT; encoded by the coding sequence ATGGCTTTATCTGGTATTGAGATATTTAAGCATCTTCCTAAAACAAATTGTAAGGAATGCGGTTTTCCAACCTGCCTTGCATTTGCAATGCAGCTTGCATCTAGTAAGGTTGAGGTCTCTAAATGCCCATATGTAAAAGATGAGACAAAGGCATTTTTGGAAGAAAGCCAGGCTCCGCCAATAAGAAAGGTAATTATTGGTGATAATTTTGCCATAGGAGAGGAGACTGTATTCTTTCGCCATGAAAAGACATTTGTTCATCCCCCTGCGATTTGCATTTTGATAAAGGATGAAGAGCCTAAAAGCATCTGGGAGAAAAAAATAGCCTCCTTTAACAACCTAAAATTTGAAAGAATAGGGTTTATGTTAAAAGCAAACCTTTTATTCCTTGAAAATTCATCAAATTTAAAGGCAAAATTTTTAGAGCTTGTTTCTTATGTAATGAAAGAATCAAATGGTCTTCTTTGCCTTTCATCAGAAAATATGGATGCCTTAAAAGCCGCAATTGAAATGACAAAAGAAAGAAAACCCCTTCTTTATTCTGCAAACCAAAGCAATATAGATGAAATAGCAAGTATTGCAAAGGAATATAACCTTCCTATTGTTGCAAAAGGAGAAGATTTAGAAAGCCTTTCATCTTTAACTGAAAAGCTCATTTCCCTTGGAATAAAAGATATTATCCTTGACTCAAGCCCAAAGACAATAAAGGAGGCATTTTATCATCAAATATTTATAAGAAGGCAGGCACTTATTTCAAAATTTAGACCACTTGGATTTCCAACAATTGTTTTTCCAGCTAAATTAACAAATGACCCAATGAAAGAGGCATTATATGCGGCAACATTTATCGTAAAATATGGGGGGCTAATTGTTTTATCAGACCTTGCAGGAGAATCATTATTCCCCCTTCTTGTTTTATCTTTAAATATCTATACAGACCCGCAAAGGCCAATGGCAATTGAGGAGAAAATTTATGAGATAAATGGGCCTAATGAGAAATCGCCTATTTGCATTACAACAAATTTCTCTCTTACATACTTTATTGTCCAGGGTGAGATAGATGCCTCAAAGGTTCCAACATACCTTATGATTATGGATACAGGGGGGCTTTCAACCCTGACCTCATGGTCTGCTGGAAAATTTAATGGTGAGCTTATATCAGCTTATGTAAAGAAAAGCAAAATAGAGGAAAAAGTTTCTCATAGAAAGATAATAATCCCAGGCTATGTTGCAGGAATAAAGGGTGAGATTGAGGAGGAATTAAAAACCTGGGAGGTAATTGTAGGTCCTAGGGAAGCATCCGACATTCCCATTTTTCTTCAGAAATTCAAAACCTAA
- the cutA gene encoding divalent-cation tolerance protein CutA, with amino-acid sequence MNDYILVLTTTPTKEDGKKIGEILIKEKKAACVSIISNLSSIFFWEEKIEFANEAQLFIKTKKDVLDDVISLIKSNHPYCIPEIIALPIINGSSSYLEWIDKSLK; translated from the coding sequence ATGAACGATTATATCCTTGTTCTTACAACAACACCTACAAAAGAAGATGGTAAGAAAATAGGAGAAATCCTTATAAAAGAAAAAAAGGCAGCCTGCGTAAGCATTATTTCAAATCTCTCCTCAATCTTTTTCTGGGAAGAAAAGATAGAATTTGCAAATGAGGCACAATTGTTTATAAAGACAAAAAAGGATGTTTTGGATGATGTAATTTCTCTTATAAAAAGCAATCATCCATATTGTATTCCTGAAATAATTGCCCTGCCTATAATTAATGGCTCTTCTTCCTACCTTGAGTGGATAGATAAGAGCCTAAAATAA
- a CDS encoding phosphoribosylaminoimidazolesuccinocarboxamide synthase, with the protein MGSVKDIGVLEEPTATKCGRARFVFSDRYSVFDWGEMPDLIPQKGASIAILSSYFFEKCQSKGIKTHYIGLVEDDKIKGLSSIKKPTNTMEVRLLRVLKPAFKDGHYDYSIYQREKASFLIPLEIIYRNYLKGKKLEGPMFDVSTKLEATDRYLMLNEAEKIAGLSKEEMDELKKITFNLNSLITGELQRIGLINEDGKIEFGFDEASNFIVVDVFGTLDECRFSYEGIPVSKEIARIYYRRTPWYKTLEEAKNKDRQNFKEICTLKPEPLPERLKLLISQIYCACCNEITKKEWFPAPPLKEAIKEIKEFI; encoded by the coding sequence ATGGGTAGTGTAAAGGATATAGGGGTATTAGAAGAGCCAACAGCCACTAAATGCGGAAGAGCAAGGTTTGTATTCTCCGATAGATACTCTGTCTTTGATTGGGGAGAAATGCCAGACCTTATTCCACAAAAAGGGGCATCAATCGCAATCCTTTCATCATATTTCTTTGAAAAATGCCAAAGCAAAGGAATTAAAACCCATTATATAGGTCTTGTAGAAGATGATAAAATAAAAGGTCTTTCCTCTATAAAAAAGCCAACAAATACAATGGAGGTTAGACTATTAAGGGTTTTAAAGCCAGCCTTTAAGGATGGGCATTATGATTACTCAATATATCAAAGGGAAAAGGCATCCTTTTTAATCCCACTTGAGATAATTTACAGGAATTACTTAAAAGGAAAAAAATTAGAAGGGCCAATGTTTGATGTTTCTACAAAGCTTGAAGCAACAGATAGATACCTAATGTTAAATGAAGCAGAAAAAATTGCAGGTTTAAGCAAGGAAGAGATGGACGAATTAAAGAAAATTACTTTTAATCTTAATTCTCTTATAACAGGGGAATTACAAAGGATAGGCTTAATAAACGAGGATGGGAAAATAGAATTTGGTTTTGATGAGGCTTCCAATTTTATTGTGGTTGATGTTTTTGGGACATTGGATGAATGCCGTTTTAGCTATGAAGGCATTCCAGTAAGCAAGGAGATAGCAAGAATCTATTACAGAAGAACCCCTTGGTATAAGACATTGGAGGAGGCAAAAAACAAGGATAGGCAAAATTTTAAAGAGATATGCACATTAAAACCAGAACCCCTTCCAGAGAGATTGAAATTGTTAATCTCACAAATCTATTGTGCTTGTTGCAATGAAATTACAAAAAAGGAATGGTTTCCTGCCCCTCCTTTAAAAGAGGCAATAAAGGAAATAAAAGAATTTATATGA
- a CDS encoding AIR carboxylase family protein produces MNKVVIIMGSKNDMDFSKRIASFLEKFGVESSLKIASAHKTPLKCLEIIKEYEDVVFITVAGRSNALSGFVDFQTIYPVIACPPNPEWFDIFSSIRMSSSVASMFVLEPENAGLAALKILGLKDKEIQKKIEDYQNQIRESIDG; encoded by the coding sequence ATGAATAAGGTAGTTATTATTATGGGCTCAAAGAATGATATGGATTTTTCAAAAAGGATTGCCTCTTTTTTAGAAAAATTTGGGGTAGAATCTTCCTTAAAAATTGCATCAGCACATAAAACACCCCTAAAATGCCTTGAAATTATTAAGGAATATGAGGATGTTGTTTTTATTACAGTCGCTGGAAGAAGCAATGCTCTGTCAGGATTTGTTGATTTTCAAACGATCTATCCTGTTATAGCCTGCCCTCCAAACCCAGAATGGTTTGATATATTTTCAAGTATAAGGATGTCATCCTCTGTTGCATCAATGTTTGTTTTAGAGCCAGAGAATGCAGGCCTTGCTGCCCTTAAAATATTAGGTCTTAAAGACAAAGAAATCCAAAAGAAGATAGAGGATTACCAAAACCAAATAAGGGAATCTATTGATGGGTAG
- a CDS encoding DNA internalization-related competence protein ComEC/Rec2 — protein MSRKPFVPILVFYILGISINNLPYSYPFLLVSIPLFFIFLSLKNKTSFVFLYLSIIFFGSFSCKLHSYKGAFNIANYVGEKGNLIGVIIDYPMRYPERTYLVLKAEFFNGKKADGLISVSVKPSNLSLSDKLFIPDIKIKEPKEYKNPGRYNKKKVLARRGIYCSAWADNVVVLGKGKINPLLLLAGKIKKRAEEILSLFPPEERGFLLGIILGERVGISDCLNKAFADTGTIHILSVSGLHLALLFGFLVIVFGNIGIKKPYKFIFSLPFLFLFCLITGSSTPTVRSLIMICVFIFSFIFERESNAYNTLAIAAFIILLKNPYELYDIGFQLSFVACLSLIYLTPRLIIRKNKLFLFISSCISASIGIAPLVLFWFSRVSLISPLSNFIVIPLVGVLLPFGLIFIFLGFINLYLANLFVLPLFLLTNLTIKAVLYFSYIPASSISLPSPGIPIVIFLYFFIFVFANRIKALFIPTLVIINLMLLYNVLKTPVFEATFLDVGLGDSIFIRSPKGCNILIDGGPPGMGRSCVLPFLRYRGIDRIDAIFATHSDADHIGGLIDCLTELKVGRVFYNGLDCSSKTYQDFKAVIKEKGFSLQRLKMGNKIKGLDLDIEVLNPPEEMFSDDNNNSLVLKVSSKDLSFLLPGDIEKEAITDISKYYKEGLNSTILKSPHHGRNKIPEKFLSLVKPEVIIAEGWDAISEDIISTNEYGAITIKSSKNAFKIETYLK, from the coding sequence TTGAGTAGAAAACCATTTGTTCCCATCCTTGTTTTTTACATACTGGGGATTTCAATAAATAATCTTCCATATTCCTATCCATTCCTTCTTGTATCAATCCCTCTCTTTTTTATTTTCTTGTCTTTAAAGAATAAAACCTCTTTTGTTTTCCTTTATCTTTCAATTATTTTTTTTGGCTCTTTTTCCTGCAAGCTCCATTCTTATAAAGGAGCCTTTAATATTGCAAATTATGTTGGAGAAAAGGGGAATCTTATAGGTGTAATCATTGATTATCCTATGAGGTATCCAGAAAGGACATACCTTGTCTTAAAAGCAGAATTTTTTAATGGCAAAAAGGCAGATGGTCTTATTTCTGTAAGTGTAAAGCCTTCCAATCTCTCCCTTTCTGATAAGCTTTTTATTCCTGATATAAAGATAAAAGAGCCAAAGGAATATAAAAACCCAGGAAGGTATAACAAAAAGAAGGTGCTTGCAAGAAGGGGAATCTATTGTAGTGCATGGGCAGATAATGTTGTAGTGCTTGGAAAAGGAAAAATAAACCCCCTTTTATTACTTGCAGGAAAGATTAAAAAAAGGGCAGAAGAGATACTTTCTTTGTTTCCTCCTGAGGAAAGAGGCTTTTTGTTGGGAATTATCCTTGGAGAGAGGGTTGGGATAAGCGATTGTCTTAACAAGGCATTTGCTGACACAGGAACAATCCACATCCTCTCTGTTTCAGGGCTTCATCTTGCATTGCTTTTTGGTTTTCTTGTTATTGTATTTGGGAACATAGGAATAAAAAAGCCATATAAATTTATTTTTAGCTTGCCATTTCTCTTTTTATTTTGTCTGATAACAGGCTCATCTACTCCAACGGTTCGTTCTTTAATTATGATATGTGTATTCATTTTTTCCTTTATATTTGAAAGGGAATCTAATGCCTACAATACCCTTGCCATAGCTGCTTTTATTATCCTTCTTAAAAACCCTTATGAATTATATGATATTGGCTTCCAGCTTTCCTTTGTTGCCTGTCTTTCCCTTATCTATCTTACACCACGGCTTATAATTAGAAAGAATAAGCTGTTTTTATTTATATCAAGCTGTATCTCTGCCTCTATTGGAATAGCCCCTCTCGTCTTATTTTGGTTTTCAAGGGTATCTTTAATCTCCCCCCTCTCAAATTTTATTGTTATCCCCCTGGTTGGTGTTCTTCTTCCTTTTGGGCTTATATTTATATTTTTAGGGTTTATAAATTTATATCTGGCAAACCTTTTTGTCCTGCCCCTTTTTTTATTAACAAACCTTACAATCAAAGCAGTTCTTTATTTTTCATATATTCCAGCAAGTTCAATTAGCCTTCCCTCTCCAGGTATTCCAATTGTTATCTTCCTTTATTTCTTTATCTTTGTATTTGCAAATAGGATAAAAGCCCTTTTTATCCCGACATTGGTCATTATAAATCTAATGCTTTTGTATAATGTTTTGAAAACCCCTGTATTTGAAGCAACATTTCTTGATGTTGGATTAGGTGATTCTATATTTATAAGAAGCCCAAAGGGATGCAATATTTTAATTGATGGAGGCCCTCCTGGTATGGGAAGGTCTTGCGTCCTTCCATTTTTAAGATATAGGGGGATAGATAGGATAGATGCAATCTTTGCAACCCATTCTGATGCTGACCATATTGGAGGCTTAATTGATTGTTTAACAGAGCTTAAGGTAGGAAGGGTATTTTATAATGGCCTGGATTGTTCCTCTAAAACATATCAGGATTTTAAAGCTGTCATTAAAGAAAAGGGTTTTTCTTTGCAAAGGCTAAAAATGGGGAATAAAATTAAAGGATTAGACCTTGATATTGAGGTTTTAAACCCACCAGAAGAAATGTTTTCTGATGATAACAATAATTCATTGGTATTAAAGGTAAGCTCAAAAGACCTTTCGTTTCTCCTTCCAGGGGACATTGAAAAAGAGGCTATAACAGACATTTCTAAATATTACAAAGAAGGCTTAAACTCAACAATCCTTAAATCCCCCCATCATGGAAGGAACAAAATTCCCGAAAAATTCCTTTCCCTTGTAAAACCAGAGGTAATTATAGCAGAGGGATGGGATGCAATATCAGAGGATATTATAAGCACAAATGAATATGGAGCTATTACCATCAAGTCTTCAAAAAATGCCTTCAAAATAGAAACATACTTGAAATAA
- a CDS encoding S41 family peptidase, with the protein MKKGLLMIALIGIVFLAYSQESYKELDVFSEVFSYVRQAYVDPAKLDSKELIYGAINGMLQTLQDPFTRFMPPQAHKEMETELSGQFGGLGIIITIKDNKLVVISPIEDTPAYKIGVKADDWITHIDGTSTEGITLQDAVSKMRGQPGTNVTITIARRNEPNPISYTITRDVIKIKSVKSEMIDDKIAYIRITSFNNNTILEFNDAFNEVSKANPEYIVLDLRNNGGGTLQASVGVSGKFLAGGSLVVYTKGRENTPEIRYVAENSEAKVKAKMVILVNGGTASGAEILAGALKDHKKGILLGKKTFGKASVQTVYNLSDGSGLALTTAHYYTPNGNLIHGKGIEPNIVVDEEQIPEEKRKIIEKFEDGTLTEDFVENNATYTDKEIEQFIASLKKSGIEIERKYILRDIEKEAKELKGEKPSIIDRYCDLQLARAIEIIKAREFWKE; encoded by the coding sequence ATGAAGAAAGGATTATTGATGATTGCCTTAATTGGCATTGTTTTTCTTGCCTATTCACAAGAAAGCTATAAAGAGCTAGATGTATTCTCTGAGGTATTTTCTTATGTAAGGCAGGCCTATGTAGACCCAGCAAAACTAGATTCAAAAGAGCTTATCTATGGGGCTATCAATGGAATGCTTCAAACCCTACAGGACCCATTTACAAGGTTTATGCCGCCGCAGGCACATAAGGAGATGGAGACAGAGCTTTCTGGGCAATTCGGCGGATTGGGGATAATAATTACAATAAAGGATAATAAGCTTGTTGTCATATCGCCCATAGAGGATACACCAGCCTATAAAATAGGTGTAAAAGCAGATGATTGGATAACCCATATTGATGGAACATCAACCGAGGGAATAACCCTGCAAGATGCAGTAAGCAAAATGAGGGGTCAACCCGGAACAAATGTTACCATTACCATTGCAAGAAGGAATGAGCCAAATCCCATTAGCTATACAATAACAAGGGATGTCATAAAGATAAAGAGCGTAAAATCGGAGATGATTGATGATAAAATAGCTTATATAAGAATTACATCGTTCAATAACAATACAATTCTTGAGTTTAATGATGCATTTAATGAAGTCTCAAAGGCAAATCCAGAATATATTGTGCTTGACTTAAGAAATAATGGTGGTGGAACCCTTCAGGCTTCGGTTGGTGTTTCGGGAAAATTTCTTGCAGGAGGCTCTCTTGTTGTCTATACAAAGGGAAGGGAGAATACACCAGAGATAAGGTATGTTGCAGAAAATTCAGAGGCAAAGGTTAAGGCAAAGATGGTTATTCTTGTAAATGGTGGAACAGCATCGGGTGCTGAAATATTAGCAGGTGCCTTAAAAGACCATAAAAAGGGAATTTTGCTTGGAAAGAAGACATTTGGAAAGGCATCTGTTCAAACAGTGTATAACCTTTCTGATGGCTCTGGGCTTGCCTTAACAACAGCCCATTACTATACACCCAATGGAAACCTTATTCATGGCAAAGGCATAGAGCCAAATATAGTTGTTGATGAGGAACAAATACCAGAGGAAAAGAGAAAAATTATTGAGAAATTTGAGGATGGAACATTAACAGAAGATTTTGTAGAAAACAATGCTACCTATACAGACAAAGAAATAGAGCAATTTATAGCAAGCCTTAAGAAAAGTGGAATAGAGATTGAGAGAAAATATATCCTTCGTGATATAGAAAAGGAGGCAAAAGAGCTAAAAGGCGAAAAACCCTCTATTATTGATAGGTATTGCGACTTACAGCTTGCAAGGGCAATTGAGATTATTAAGGCAAGAGAATTCTGGAAGGAATAA
- a CDS encoding secretin N-terminal domain-containing protein, producing MNKQGGNRMKKIFLVALLGFFGVAQGYQLTGIEGYDENGKTRVVIATNDVPQYRAFVILNPPRLIIDLLNAEDSLLKEKIKNRSNAILGISSQQRLKEPVKITRVTIALKQVYPYQLLSDKNSCLIEMDTGISEKKEVKKEVKEEPVPVPEMGILPPLGKIEEAIKPKEEKIEEEKEEELFSMRFYETDLLDVLRALSKKIKKDIVSGPDVSGVITIELNNVKWDQALNMILKPNNFNWVEEDGIIRVDTKENLLKTAVSTEVVPINYDKAEDMSKNIEPLLDPDAGGKIVIDKRTNSLIITTTSKNLEEIKGVIKNLDLPTPQIMIESKMVTIDSNETQNLGIRWGFTHPSSAQDTTEGLVNLQPGLSSTNFSIGRLSENTNLFLQLQNLITKEKAELISAPKIATSDNQKAKIKVGGEAPYAETTPSAEGSAVGVSVKYIDMTTELEITPKVNPDKTVLLELKISTKGGNPENTIEVAGVGEHTAPTKSEQEIETKIIVQDGETIVIGGMIAKDEQVIEYSVPFFSDLPFIGRAFRHKSTRASSTGIPMKRELLVFLTPHILNQ from the coding sequence ATGAATAAACAAGGAGGAAATAGAATGAAGAAGATATTTCTGGTTGCATTATTAGGGTTTTTTGGGGTAGCACAAGGGTATCAATTGACAGGGATAGAAGGGTATGATGAGAATGGAAAAACAAGGGTGGTAATTGCCACAAATGATGTGCCTCAGTATAGGGCATTTGTCATCTTGAATCCACCAAGGCTTATAATTGACCTTTTAAATGCCGAAGATAGCCTTTTGAAAGAGAAGATTAAAAATAGAAGCAATGCTATTTTAGGTATTTCTTCACAGCAGAGGTTAAAGGAGCCTGTTAAGATTACAAGGGTAACAATTGCTCTAAAGCAGGTCTATCCATACCAACTCCTTTCTGATAAAAATAGCTGTTTAATTGAGATGGATACAGGTATATCAGAAAAAAAGGAGGTAAAGAAAGAGGTTAAGGAGGAACCTGTCCCTGTACCAGAAATGGGTATTCTTCCTCCTTTAGGAAAGATAGAGGAGGCTATAAAACCTAAAGAGGAAAAAATAGAGGAAGAGAAAGAGGAAGAATTATTTTCTATGAGGTTTTATGAGACAGATCTCCTTGATGTTTTAAGGGCATTATCCAAAAAGATAAAAAAGGATATTGTTTCAGGCCCTGATGTATCTGGTGTAATAACCATTGAGCTTAATAATGTGAAATGGGATCAGGCATTAAATATGATTTTAAAGCCAAATAACTTTAATTGGGTAGAGGAGGATGGAATAATTAGGGTAGACACAAAGGAAAATCTTTTAAAAACAGCTGTTAGCACAGAGGTTGTTCCTATAAACTATGATAAGGCAGAGGATATGTCAAAGAATATTGAGCCACTTTTAGACCCAGATGCAGGAGGAAAGATTGTTATAGATAAAAGGACAAATTCCTTAATAATTACAACAACATCAAAGAATTTAGAGGAAATAAAGGGTGTAATAAAAAACCTTGATTTGCCGACCCCTCAAATTATGATTGAGTCAAAGATGGTAACCATAGATTCCAATGAAACCCAGAACCTTGGGATTAGATGGGGGTTTACCCATCCATCCTCTGCACAAGATACAACAGAAGGGCTGGTTAATCTTCAACCAGGTCTTTCCTCAACAAATTTTTCTATTGGAAGGCTCTCTGAAAATACAAATCTTTTCCTTCAACTCCAAAACTTAATAACAAAGGAAAAGGCAGAGCTAATTTCTGCTCCAAAGATTGCTACATCTGATAATCAAAAGGCAAAGATAAAGGTTGGTGGAGAGGCTCCCTATGCAGAGACAACACCATCAGCAGAGGGTAGTGCGGTCGGCGTCTCTGTTAAATACATTGATATGACAACAGAGCTTGAGATAACCCCAAAGGTTAACCCTGATAAAACTGTGCTTTTAGAGCTTAAAATTTCAACAAAGGGTGGAAATCCAGAAAATACGATTGAGGTAGCAGGCGTAGGAGAACATACAGCTCCTACAAAGAGTGAGCAAGAGATTGAAACAAAGATTATAGTGCAGGATGGAGAAACAATTGTAATAGGTGGAATGATTGCTAAGGATGAGCAGGTAATAGAATATTCTGTGCCATTTTTCTCTGACCTTCCATTTATAGGAAGGGCATTTAGACATAAAAGCACAAGAGCTTCCTCAACAGGCATTCCAATGAAACGAGAGCTTCTTGTTTTCCTTACTCCACATATTCTAAATCAATGA